In the genome of Oncorhynchus gorbuscha isolate QuinsamMale2020 ecotype Even-year linkage group LG05, OgorEven_v1.0, whole genome shotgun sequence, the window catctcagtctccggacttgaaccccattgaaaacctgtggtttgaactGAAGAGTGCAGTCCAGAGCGCAGaccgaaggatatcaaggatctggaaagattatgTATGGAGGAGTGGTCTAAGATCGTTCCCAATGTGTTATTTAATCTCAGAAAACATTCAATATAGCTCTGGTTTTCTATTATTTATTTGATAGTCTTTTTTTCTCATCTTtatcatctttatcaagggtgacaATGATTTTGGAGGTGACTGTATGTTACTTAAAAGTCCATATAAATGTACAGTGTAAAATAATATATCAGTGGTTTGTGATAAAAtaaatatagagatatatatatacagagtaatATATATACAGAATATACAGAGTAATTCCATACATTGAGTAACTTCATACAATCCACAGGAATAAACATTTCTAACTATCAGTTTATTACTAAATATTACAATTTCAAATGATACAGTAGTTTTCAGTACATTCATACATATTATGCCTTATACATTTCTAAGATAAGAGTAACAAGTATTCAATAAAAACATAACAACTATATTTTCAAAGAACTCATATTCTCAGTTTGCCACGTTGATAGTCAGTGCAGCAGAGCAGAGGATGTCTGTTGTAGGGCATCAGGTCTTCCAACCCCATTGATCCTCTGGAGACAGCATGTAGAGCTAAATTGTGTTTCTTCAGTGTATCTCCCTACCGGAGTACAATTTACACATCTCCTGTTGTTCTGTAAGACAGATAAGACAGGCCTCTTTGTGAGGTCTTTTCTTTTCAACATCTCAGAAGGGAAGCTCAACAGAATCCCTGTGAGCCTGACATGGTGTGGCATACTAacacaggtttttagatatttgtacctttattttaccagctTAGTCTCAACGATATTAAACATATATTTTACACTAGAGGCCTGGCCAAAATGGCAGCAAAACACTATGCTTCTCCTACTATCTGAGAGTAAAACAGACTTACAGCTCTTTTCCAGTCTAAAATGCATATACCATTAATTATGCTGAACAGACAGGTTTCAATAGTTCGACAGAAGCCATTCATATCCCAGGCTTGTTGTATATCTGCACGAGAGTAGGCGTGGACatgaaaaaaatgtaattttctCTCTACGACAATCCCTTTAGATACTGACTTTAATCCTTCTCTTTCTGTAAAACCCTCAATACTGAGATTTGGGTTGATGTCATTTTGTAATTGCCTTTTCAGAGTACTAGTACTGACAAACCCAGATCAATGATGCCTTTGTAAAACTGACACTAAGGTAAAGCATAAGGGTTTTGTGAGAGCCCTGTACAGTAGGTCTTCTGTGGTAGAGGATCTTACCTTTCAGAAGTAGTCCAACCTCCCCACTGTCTTCTACTGCCACTGGTTTGAGGAGGAGGGCAAAGAAGATCGCCATACCAATTACCTGAGAATAAACCCAAGAATCAAACAAAATTCTTGTTTTTACATCTGCtgatgattgactgattgattgaacAGAACTTCAGGACTATGTTCTTCATGTAAGACATAGCGCCCTGGTCTTACCTTAAGAGGCTGCAGGATGAAGATGCTCTGGAAGAGGGACATGGCCAGAGAGATAACCCACTGGATGGATTTCTCCCTGCCATAGGCAAAGCCATACATCAGGGTAAAGTACGTGGACACCACACTGATGGAGACGAGCAAGAACCAGCCCACAAACACAAACCACCAGGGCAGCCAGCAGCTCGAGCTTTTCCTTTTCTCCCTAGCAACACGGggaggactgggagaggaggCACAGAGGAAACACAGGTATGTTTAGGTACTTGGGAGAGTAATGTATGACAACGATATTCACACAAATACAGAGCAATTAAACTTGATTGGAAACTGAGAGGAAGGGGAATGACGTGTACATTTCTTAACTTTGAATTCCGTTATTTATATTCCCTTCTCTGCACAGGTATATTGTCCAACCTGTAAGCCATGTGGCTGGTGAAAACCATCTCGGACATCTTCTGCAGCAGGTGGACGGTGTTCAGGATGTGTTGATGGGCCTCTGGGGTGGGGAAGGCACTCTCATCCAGCCGCTCCAGGCACATGGACAGGTGGTGGAGGAAGTACAGGACAAACTTGCTGCAGTAGACCCAGTGTGGGTCACCCTCGATCAACCCTAGTGATACGTAGGCAGACGCATCAAATCTTAGGACAATTACAACAATTACAATGACGTCAACACCTGTGTGACTTGTAAGGTTGTAAGGTTGTAAGGTTGCTCTTGCAGTGTCAGTGAAGCACCTTGCATAAGCTGAATGACCCCTTGCACTCTGTCCAAGGCTGAGCAAAGGTCATCGCATGACTCCAGCTTCTTCTCCAGCTCAGGCACTTTGTTCTTCTGGCTCTTACAGAGCAGATTCACCATCTCCTCTGTGTCCTAGATAGGGACGTAGCACACAGGAATACAGTACTTAAGGACAGAACATATATAAACACAGTTGCTAGTACCAATCTTAataatgtatgtagttctgtccttgaggtTGTTCTTGTCGAATTCTGTTTTGTATTATgtaattctgtattatgtttcatgttttgtgtggaccccaggaagagtagctgctgctattgcaacagataatggggatcctaataaaataccaaataccaatcTTAATGGTTGCTATAACCAATAAGATATTGTATGGCCTTGGAGGTAAGAAAAAAGGAAGGCCCAGCTGAAAGGAATAAACGATGGGAGTGTTTGAAGGTTATAGACAAAGTATAGCGCAGAACTATAGCACAGCAACAACACTTTATTTTGAAAATGGAAAGAGAGGACCTTAAGAATGGTTGGCATGGTAACAGCGAGGGGTTTCAGGCCCTGCATATCGTGGTTCTTCTCCTTTGGTTGGGCAACTCGCGACTTGATGCTGCGGAATATGGTGATGATGAGGATGTTGATGGGGAACATGAGCAAACCACTTTCCACCCCCACCATGATCTCCTCCCAAGTGACCTCCAGCGAACCTGGGACACACACCATTATGGAGAAAGCACACACCATTATGGAGAAAGCACACACCATTATGGAGTCAAGGCACAATAACAGAGGCTATATCACTCAATCTATCATTCAATGTCTGAACACTTGTTGTGTTGTTCTGGGTCAAGTATTCCTTAGCCGTATAAAAGGTCTATCAAGGGCTTGGGGTCATTGAATAACCACTCTGTGCTGTGTGACAAGGTCTTTCAGGTCTGGATAGTCAAAGGAATGTGGCTGAAACGTTACCTATTGACGGGTTATGAAGAGCCTTCCACTGCCTACAACTACTAGTCCTTGTAACTCTGTGAACACCAAGGAGAAAAGAGCCTTGAGTGGGACCTAGCACTTATAATTGAGACCAGTCCTTGTCTTTGATACTTGACGCAGCTGTATCTAAAAGTCTGATATGTTACCATCCACATTGCAGGCTAATCGTAGTTCCCATGTACTGCACTGCTCTCtttttactgtatatatatttttttccgtTAGCCAAAATGTCCCATTTCTATTTGAGTGGAGAGTAAAATTGCCCATCCTTATCAGATGCAGCTCATTATTGCCCATCCTTATCAGATGCAGCTCATTATTGCCCATCCTTATCAGATGCAGCTCATTATTGCCCATCCTtatcagaggcagctcattactgcccatccttatcagaggcagctcattatttcccatccttatcagaggcagctcattatttcccatccttatcagaggcagctcattattgcccatccttatcagaggcagctcattatttcccatccttatcagaggcagctcattattgCCCATCCTTATTagaggcagctcattatttcccatccttatcagaggcagctcattattgCTCATCCTTATCATAGGCAGCTCATTATTTCCCATCCTtatcagaggcagctcattatttccaatccttatcagaggcagctcattatttcccatccttatcagaggcagctcattatttcccatccttatcagatgcagctcattatttcccatccttatcagatgcagctcattatttcccatccttatcagaggcagctcattattgcccatccttatcagaggcagctcattatttcccatccttattagaggcagctcattatttcccatccttatcagaggcagctcattattgcccatccttatcagaggcagctcattatttcccatccttatcagaggcagctcattatttccaatccttatcagaggcagctcattatttcccatccttatcagaggcagctcattatttcccatccttatcagaggcagctcattatttcccatccttattagaggcagctcattatttcccatccttatcagaggcagctcattatttcccatccttatcagaggcagctcattattgcccatccttatcagaggcagctcattatttcccatccttattagaggcagctcattatttcccatccttatcagaggcagctcattattgcccatccttatcagaggcagctcattatttcccatccttatcagaggcagctcattatttccaatccttatcagaggcagctcattatttcccatccttatcagaggcagctcattatttcccatccttatcagaggcagctcattatttcccatccttatcagaggcagctcattatttcccatccttatcagatgcagctcattatttcccatccttatcagaggcagctcattattgcccatccttatcagaggcagctcattatttcccatccttattagaggcagctcattatttcccatccttatcagaggcagctcattattgcccatccttatcagaggcagctcattatttccaatccttatcagaggcagctcattatttcccatccttatgagaggcagctcattatttcccatccttatcagaggcagctcattatttcccatccttatcagatgcagctcattatttcccatccttatcagaggcagctcattattgcccatccttatcagaggcagctcattattttccatcctcatcagatgcagctcattatttcccatccttatcagatgcagctcattatttcccatccttatcagatgcagctcattatttcccatccttatcagaggcagctcattattgcccatccttatcagaggcagctcattatttcccatccttattagaggcagctcattatttcccatccttatcagaggcagctcattattgcccatccttatcagaggcagctcattatttcccatccttatcagaggcagctcattatttccaatccttatcagaggcagctcattatttcccatccttatcagaggcagctcattatttcccatccttatcagatgcagctcattatttcccatccttatcagaggcagctcattatttccaatccttatcagaggcagctcattatttcccatccttatcagaggcagctcattatttcccatccttatcagatgcagctcattatttcccatccttatcagaggcagctcattattgcccatccttatcagaggcagctcattatttcccatccttatcagatgcagctcattatttcccatccttatcagatgcagctcattatttcccatccttatcagaggcagctcattatttcccatccttatcagaggcagctcattatttcccatccttatcagatgcagctcattatttcccatccttatcagaggcagctcattattgcccatccttatcagaggcagctcattatttcCCATCCTTATCAGATGCAGCTCATTATTTCCCATCCTTATCAGATGCAGCTCATTATTTCCCATCCTTATCAGATGCAGCTCATTATTTCCCATCCTTATCAGATGCAGCTCATGATTTCCCATCCTtatcagaggcagctcattattgcccatccttatcagaggcagctcattatttcccatccttattagaggcagctcattatttcccatccttatcagaggcagctcattattgcccatccttatcagaggcagctcattatttcCCATCCTTATCAGACGCAGCTCATTATTTCCAATCCTtatcagaggcagctcattatttcccatccttatcagaggcagctcattatttcccatccttatcagaggcagctcattatttcccatccttatcagaggcagctcattatttcccatccttatcagatgcagctcattatttcccatccttatcagaggcagctcattaGATGTGGGCTCAGATATGAACGGCACAGTCACAAAAGAGGACTGATTGACTCACCATCAAGGACTTATCCAGTACAATGTTGTATCTCTATTGatagaatcaaatcaaaatcaaatcaaatcaaattttatttgtcacatacacatggttagcagatgttaatgcgagtgtagcgaaatgcttgtgcttctagttccgacaatgcagtgataaccaacaagtaatctaactaacaattccaaaactactgtcttatacacagtgtaaggggataaggaacatgtacataaggatatatgaatgagtgatggtacagagcagcatacagtagatggtatcgagtacagtatatacatatgagatgagtgtgtagacaaagtaaacaaagtggcatagttaaagtggctagtgatacatgtgttacataaggatgcagtcgatgttgtagagtacagtatatacatatgcatatgagatgaataatgtagggtaagtaacattatataaggtagcattgtttaaagtggctagtgatatatttacataatttcccatcaattcccattattaaaatggctggagttgggtcagtgtcaatgtcagtgtgttggcagcagccactcaatgttagtggtggctgtttaacagtctgatggccttgagatagaagctgtttttcagtctctcggtcccagctttgatgcacctgtactgacctcgccttctggatgatagcggggtgaacaggcagtggttcgggtggttgatgtccttgatgatctttatggccttcctgtaacaacgggtggtgtaggtgtcctggagggcaggtagtttgcccccggtgatgcgttgtgcagtcctcactaccctctggagagccttacggttgagggcggagcagttgccgtaccaggcggtgatacagcccgccaggatgctctcgattgtgcatctgtagaagtttgtgagtgcttttggtgacaagccgaatttcttcagcctcctgaggttgaataggcactgctgcgccttcttcacgacgctgtcagtgtgagtggaccaattcagtttgtctgtgatgtgtatgccgaggaacttaaaactagctaccctctccactactgttccatcgatgtggatagggggtgttccctctgctgtttcctgaagtccacaatcatctccttagttttgttgacgttgagtgtgaggttattttcctgacaccacactccaagggccctcacctcctccctgtaggccgtctcgtcgttgttggtaatcaagcctaccactgttgtgtcgtccgcaaacttgatgattgagttggaggcgtgcgtggccacgcagtcgtgggtgaacagggagtacaggagagggctcagaacgcacccttgtggggccccgtgttgaggatcagcggggaggagatgttgttgcctaccctcaccacctgggggcggcccgtcaggaagtccagtacccagttgcacagggcggggtcgagacccagggtctcgagcttgatgacgagcttggaggatactatggtgttgaatgccgagctgtagtcgatgaacagcattctcacataggtattcctcttgtccaggtgggttagggcagtgtgcagtgtggttgagattgcatcgtctgtggacctatttgggcggtaagcaaattggagtgggtctagggtgtcaggtagggtggaggtgatatggtccttgactagtctctcaaagcacttcatgatgacggaagtgagtgctacggggcggtagtcgtttagctcagttaccttagctttcttgggaacaggaacaatggtggccctcttgaagcatgtgggaacagcagactggtatagggattgattgaatatgtccgtaaacacaccggccagctggtctgcgcatgctctgagggcgcggctggggatgccgtctgggcctgcagccttgcgagggttaacacgtttaaatgtcttactcacctcggctgcagtgaaggagagaccgcatgtttccgttgcaggccgtgtcagtggcactgtattgtcctcaaagcgggcaaaaaagttatttagtctgcctgggagcaagacatcctggtccgtgactgggctggatttcatcttgtagtccgtgattgactgtagaccctgccacatgcctcttgtgtctgagccattgaattgagattccactttgtctctgtactgacgcttagcttgtttgatagccttacgaagggaatagctgcactgtttgtattcagtcatgttgccagacaccttgccctgattaaaagcagtggttcgcgctttcagtttcacgcgaatgctgccatcaatccacggtttctggttagggaatgtttttatcgttgctatgggaacgacatcttcgacgcacgttctaatgaactcgcacaccgaatcagcgtattcgtcaatattcccatctgacgcaatacgaaacatgtcccagtccacgtgatggaagcagtctttgagtgtagagtcagcttggtctgaccagcgttggacagacctcagcgtgggagcctcttgttttaatttctgcctgtaggcagggatcagcaaaatggagtcgtggtcagctttcccgaaaggggggcggggcagggccttatatgcgtcgcggaagttagagtagcaatgatccaaggttttaccacccctggttgcgcaatcgatatgctgataaaatttagggagtcttgttttcagattggctttgttaaaatccccagctacaatgaatgcagcctccggataaatgttttccagtttgcaaagagttaaataaagttcgttcagagccatcgatgtgtctgcttggggggatatatacggctgtgattataatcgaagagaattctcttggaagataatgcggtctacatttgattgtgaggaattctaaatcaggtgaacagaaggatttgagttcctgtatgtttccttcatcacaccatgtcccgttagtcatgaggcatacgccccctccactcttcttaccagatagatgtttgtttctgtcggcgcgatgcgtggagaaacccgttggctgtaccgccctggatagcgttttcccagtaagccatgtctccgtaaagcagagaacgttgcagtctctgatgtccctctggaatgccacccttgctcggatttcatcaaccttgttgtcgagagactggacattggcaagaagaatactgggaagtggtgcgcgatgtgccctttttcggagtctgaccagaacaccgccgcgtttccctctttttcggagtcgtttccttgggtcgctgcatgcgatccattccgttgtcctgtttgtaaggcagaacacaggatccgcgtcgcggaaaacatattcttggtcgtactgatggtgagttgacgctgatcttatattcagtagttcttctcgactgtatgtaatgaaacctaagatgacctggggtactaatgtaagaaataacacataaaaaaacaaaaactgcatagtttcctaggaacgctaagcgaggcggccatctcagtcggcgccggaagtgaaTGTTGTAAGATAATGGCTAAAGTGTTCCACTCTGAAATtgtattgtcatgcaggtgaaagaggacccaaaagcgacttaacagaaacagagtttattcaagtccaaacagaaaacgacaaatcctgaatccttaacaggaaatgtccaaacagggaataacagaaatcctctagtctgtagaggggaataacaggagaagcggccacagactgcaggtcgcccgggtaggcgcaggccgtagctgacagagacacctgctcacacgcagcatctgatgaaggcaaaaacacgacaggacagggcgatacacaatcacagcacggtgaattctaaacaaggaaccgacaggacaggaacggaacacaaaggaagaaatagggactctaatcaggggaaaggatcgggaacaggtgtgggaagactaaatgatgattaggggaataggaacagctgggagcaggaacggaacgatagagagaagagagagcgagagagtgagaggggagggggagagagagggatagaaagagggaaagaacctaataagaccagcagagggaaacgaatagaatggggagcacagggacaagacatgataataaatgacaaacatgacagtaccccccactcaccgagcgcctcctggcgcactcgaggaggaatcctggcggcaacggaggaaatcatcgatgagtgaacggtccagcacgtcccgagacggaacccaactcctctcctcaggaccgtaaccctcccaatccactaagtattggtgaccccgtcccgagaacgcatgtccatgatcttatgtaccttgtaaataggtgcgctctcgacaaggacgggaggggagggaagacgaacgggggtgcgaagaaagggcttaacacaggagacatggaagacaggatggacgcgacgaagatgtcgcggaagaagcagtcgcacagcgacaggattgacgacctgggagacacggaacggaccaatgaaccgcggagtcaacttacgagaagctgtcgtaagaggaaggttgcgagtggaaagccacactctctggccgcaacaataccttggactcttaatcctgcgtttattggcggctctcaccgtctgtgccctgtaacggcaaagtgcagacctcaccctcctccaggtgcgctcacaacgttggacaaacgcttgagcggagggaacgctggactcggcaagctgggatgagaacagaggaggctggtaacccagactactctgaaacggagataacccggtagcagacgaaggaagcggaatgtgagcgtattctgcccaggggagctgttctgcccaagacgcagggtttctgaaagaaaggctgcgtagtatgcgaccaatcgtctgattggccctctctgcttgaccgttagactggggatgaaacccggaagagagactgacggacgcaccaatcaaacgacagaactccctccaaaactgtgacgtgaattgcgggcctctgtctgaaacggcgtctaacgggaggccatgaattctgaatacattctcaataatgatttgtgccgtctccttagcggaaggaagtttagcgaggggaatgaaatgtgccgccttagagaacctatcgacaaccgtaagaatcacagtcttccccgcagacaaaggcagaccggtaatgaagtctaaggcgatgtgagaccatggtcgagaaggaatggggagcggtctgagacgaccggcaggaggagagttacccgacttagtctgcgcgcagtccgaacaagcagccacgaaacggcgcgtgtcacgctcctgagtcggccaccaaaagcgctggcgaatagacgcaagagtgcctcgaacaccgggatgaccagctaacttggcagagtgagcccactgaagaacagccagacgagtggaaacaggaacgaaaaggaggttactaggacaagcgcgcggcgacgcagtgtgcgtgagtgcttgcttaacctgtctttcaattccccaaactgttaacccgacaacacgcccataaggaagaatcccctcgggatcagtagaagccacagaagaactaaacagacgggataaggcatcaggcttggtgttcttgctacccggacggtaagaaatcacaaactcgaaacgagcgaaaaacaacgcccaacgagcttgacgggcattaagtcgtttggcagaacggatgtactcaaggttcttatggtctgtccaaacgacaaaaggaacggtcgccccctccaaccactgtcgccattcgcctagggctaagcggatggcgagcagttcacggttacccacatcatagttgcgctcagatggcgacaggcgatgagaaaaataagcgcaaggatgaaccttatcgtcagactggaagcgctgggatagaatggctcccacgcctacctctgaagcgtcaacctcgacaatgaattgtctagtgacgtcaggagtaacgaggataggagcggacgtaaaacgttcttttagaagatcaaaagctccctgggcggaaccggaccacttaaaacacgtcttgacagaagtaagagctgtgagaggggcagcaacttgaccgaaattacgaatgaaacgccgatagaaattagcgaaacctaaaaagcgctgcaactcgacacgtgaccttggaacgggccaatcactgaca includes:
- the LOC124035074 gene encoding polycystic kidney disease protein 1-like 2 — its product is MVNLLCKSQKNKVPELEKKLESCDDLCSALDRVQGVIQLMQGLIEGDPHWVYCSKFVLYFLHHLSMCLERLDESAFPTPEAHQHILNTVHLLQKMSEMVFTSHMAYSPPRVAREKRKSSSCWLPWWFVFVGWFLLVSISVVSTYFTLMYGFAYGREKSIQWVISLAMSLFQSIFILQPLKVIGMAIFFALLLKPVAVEDSGEVGLLLKEQQEMCKLYSGREIH